DNA from Balaenoptera acutorostrata chromosome 14, mBalAcu1.1, whole genome shotgun sequence:
atagctgtccagttttcccagcaccactcattgaagaggctgtcttttctccattgtaaattcttgcctcctttatcaaagataaggtgaccatatgtgtgtgggtttacctctgggctttctatcctgttccattgatctatatttctgtttttgtgccagtaccatactgccttgattactgtagctttgtagtatagtctgaagttagggaacctgattcctccagctccgttttcctttctcgagattgctttggctattcaggtcttttgtgtttccatacaaattgtgcaattttttgttctagttctgttaaaaatgccagtggtggtttgatttgaatctgtagattgctttgggtagtagagtcattttcacaatgttgattcttccaatccaagaacatggtatatctctccatctatttgtatcatctttgatttctttcatcaatgtcttatagttttctgcatacaggtcttttgtctccttaggtaggtttattcctaggtattttattctttttgttgcagtggtaaatgggagtgttttcttaatttgactttcagatttttcatcattagtgtataggaatgcaagagatttctgtgcattaattttgtatcctgctactttaccaaattcattgattagctctagtagttttctggtagcatctctaggattctctatgtatagtatcatgtcatctgcaaacagtgacagctttacttcttcttttccgatttggattccttttatttctttttcttctctgattgctgtggctaaaacttccaaaactatgttgaataatagtggtgagagtgggcaaccttgtcttgttcctgatcttagcggaaatggtttcagttttacaccattgaggatgatgttggctgtggccaggtgattctgatggagGTGATCTGAGCACACCTGCTGGGAAGCACTAAACACTAATCTAAGGAACAAGATTGTTGTTGGCTTCCAGAGACTGGCTTCTTGGCCACTGGAAAGTGAAGACTTAAGGATGGGTTGCTTCTGGGTCTATACCTGCCAGCAGTAGGTGGTCAGGACCCAAGATAGGTACGAATGATAGAGATCACTCCTGCAGAAATGAGTAAATTTAGAATTTACAGTATAAGGATGGCTCGTCTTCATTTGTAATCctctgagggaaagaaaaaaaattttttttaatttatttatatatattttttatttttggctgtgttgggtcttcgtttctgtgcgagggctttctccagttgcggtgagtgggggccactcttcatcgcggtgcgcgggcctctcacggtcgcggcctctcccgttgcggagcacaggctccagacgcacaggctcagtagttgtggctcacgggcttagtcgctccacggcatgtgggatcttcccagaccagggctcgaacccgtgtcccctgcattggcaggcagattcccaaccactgtgccaccagggaagcctggaaagaaaacttttgaaaactgtattCTCCAAATGGCTCAGCTCTGTAACATACAAGCAACAAATACAGCAATGGCATTtctatgttatttaaaaatttgctaagaatttttaataaagattttctcATCTGAATTTTCCAGCACCCTTTAAAGTGGACAGAATAGGTGATATCACCTCTGCTTTACTGATGAATAAATATGTCTGAGTTCATCTAAGTAGCAGGGAGGAAACTAAAGCCTACATTTTCTAAATGCTGGTACTGTGGAAGCAGAATGATGCAGTTTAAACTGTGAGTTTcagagtcaggcagacctggatGGAATCTTAGTTCCAATATGAGCAGTGTGGTAACCTTGAACAGTTTACTTGCCTTctctgagttttctcatctgtgagatggaGATAATAGTACTttcctcatggggttgttgtgcagattaaatgagataatttttcaaatatgtctggcacatagttgcTGAATAAGTGCAGCTCCTTAAAGATAAGCAGAGaaaactagcttttttttttttttccaaaacaacataaatttattctctcatagttctgaaggccagaagtctgaaatcatggTGTTGGTAGGTGTACTCCTTCCAGAAGCTCTAAGGGAGattctgttccttgcctcttccagtctCTGGTGGCTGTCAGCATTCCTTGATttatggctgcatcactccagtctctgcctctgtggtcacataGCGTCCTCCTCTTCTATCCTCCTCTTCTATCTGcatcctctgtgtgtctcttataaGAACAATTGCCATTGGATTTGGCCCATCCAAGTAATCTAGGATGGTCTTCTCATCTGGAGATCCTTAACTTAGTTATATCTACAAagaccttttttccaaataagattacATTCACAGCTTCCAGGGATTAGGGCATGGTCATATATATTGGGGGGCAAAAACTAGCTTTAAGTTCATGATTATTTCCCATATGGAACACACACCAGAGTTGGGATATGATTCCAATTAATGAGTAGAATATTGATGGAATTTTGATCTTCTTCGTTGCCTAGCAACTCAAACTAACACAATACCACATGCTACCAGAGTTGTTTTAATCAGATCAGGAATTCAACTGCTCTTAAGGAACTGAACGTTCTAAGAAGACAGAAGGATTCTCCTATGAATTTGGAGTTGTGCCAGACATCTTAAATAAGTGATGTCCCAACCCCTCAGTCAAGGTCTCCTCCACTTCTGTTCCCTTAGGTGACAGAATATGTTAGAACATCTGTTGAATTGGATAGAAAGTGGGGATGGAAAAGGCAGAGTGGGCTTGTACCTCTATACCAGTGTATTCAATCCACATTCACTGAGTGCCAAGGGTCAGAAATACAAAAACATTTGTCTTTGCCCCTGAAGAATTTTGGAATCTGGAAGAGGAAGTGAatcaatgttgaataataatacAGCAGATTACTTCATGAGTgcctttctatgtctgtgtcccTGGCAGTATTCTAAGCATTATGGATTGAGCAGTACAAGCAGATATAGCAGGTCTCAAATATCCGCTGTTAGGATTATAATTTTACTGGCAAGCTGTCCTGGCGGAATATCCCACTGGTCTCCCAACACATTAAATCAGATTCACAACCTTGAAAGACACATTGCCTGCTGGGGAGGGCATGAAGCTGAGTGGAGGGGGACTTGAACTTCCAGCCTGTGACTTACTGCCTCCTTTCCctgaagcaagttacttaacctgtcCGGTGCCCCGCCTTGCTCATCTGTAGGCTGAGCATGATGCCTTAGATACTGCCTCCCCCACAGCAGTAAGTGTGATGCAGCGAGGTAATAAATGTCCACGTTGTGAACCGATAACTGCCATTTCTGAGCTGATCTTCATCAGTTTGCCACCCAGTTTAGATCACATTTCACTGAGCATCTTTGTGCCTGCCTGTACATTTCCTTATTCCCTAGAACTCAGGGTCTTACAATTTAAAGAGCAAACttggaaatattttgtttatttgcccTTTATTTTGTCTCCGTCATTTGTATCCCCATGTGTTAACTTCTTGTGCAGGGAAGACCCACTTTATTGCTTAAGAAATCCATTGCGCTCCTTTGGCATTTCAGCATTTATTTACCCAAAAACATGACTTAAGGCCTACAGGCCTTTAAGGCAGGCAGCTGGTTGATGAATCATGTGCAGCATTCATAATCGTGCTGCTGGCACATGTCAGAGGAACACTCAGGCTCATCACCTGCCCCTGTCAGTTCTTCCTCTTCTAATAAAGTACATCTGTTTTGGTGACTGAATAAAAACACACCAAGCAGAGAAAGGCTGGGTGTGGAGTAATTTAATCAGGGCAAGTCAGCACTCCCTGTTGAGTGAGACAGTGTCAAGGATAGGAAGATGGCTTGGTAGCAGCTTATTGAAACAGAAGCCGACTGGGAAGGGCCGGAAACACAGTTCCTCATATAATCATAATGGGTCACACTCCAGGAATGTAGGTGGCCCAGTATATCCCCCAAGTCAAGAGTTTAAGGGGACAAGATTCCCATAAGCTCCCTTCTGAATTGCCACAAACATTTTACATGGCCTCTCCCTATTAGCATCATTTTAACAATTTGTTGAGGATTATAAATTTCTCAGGAAGTTCAAATCCAAGTTCAGAGCTCTACTGGTGGTGCTTTTTAATATTGGCTTCATGGCTGTGCTTGGCATCCTAAGGAACTGATTAATTTTAAATACCcaagttttaaaagtaaaacagcaAGGGACTGACATTTGCAGTCTGCATTTCACAGTTGTCACTactcattgtattttttaaaaacgtttctttgttttgaatgtgcagtaatatataattttgtgttttgtttaaagAGGAGAAACAAAACATATTCAGGATGCCAGTCTGCCTTGAATCTCATCTCTCACAGAGAGATGGGTGGAGTGATAATTAGAGGGATGCAGACTgtgtaaaatgtatttgaaagcaGCATAAGTAGAAACAACAATATGGTTGTAAGTTATAGGTCtgtgttgttatttctttttttcatgattcACCTGGTGATGTTCTTAATGTCATTACTTGCTGAGAAGAGAATCACTGTCCAAGATGAAAAACCAGGAACTTCAGCGGCAGcagcttctttattttcatttctagttctgttgGTAGTAACACTATTCCTTTTTTCACTTCAGCTAAGtcattttcatctctgtttgtgtaCTTTTTTTCTGAGACAAGATCtatgatatttgatattttattaacAGGTGTTCTGGAAAAATCCATCTCAAGATAAAAACACTAAATATAGCACACAAGTTCAAGGTTCTTGAATGTTATTTTGGTTTCAAAAAAGTCAATCTAATGAATGCTTCACATTGAAAGCATTTATTGTTAAGAAACCTGGTGATAAATGATACATATCCTACAGCTCTGTCATCATGGTTAAATCTCTCCTGAGTCAGATCACATATTAGCATTTTTACCATATGGCTGAAAGGGTAGAGAATATATGTGCAGAGGAACAAGTCGCTAACATTTTTGACCATCTGGTAAATAAATGTGTAAGTAGCaggaattttaatattatttatttagttatatggATGCGACCTTTAACCTGAAATAGCCTCTAATACAGTGAAggagaactgaatttttatttctcaaataatttagatctaattaattaaacattttcacAGTCTACTATGTGCTCTTAAAATCTGACTCCTAATTGTGTGTTTCTtatgtttattgatttattagGGCTTCTTACAGTGCCTAATTTAAAATCTCTCTCATGGGAGATCACATGATTGGATCTGGCATGCAGGCTCAAGTCCTGAAGTTCTGCTCTGCCACCAaccactgtgtggccttggataaATTACTTGGCCTCTCTAAGCTTCGAATTCTTCATCTATAAAGAGTGAATAACATACTGTCAAACTATCTCTAAAAGGGTGGGCCATGGAAGGCCATGGATTGATGCATCAAAATCATGTGGGGAGCTTGTTCAAAATACCAACACTTGGGCTCCACCCTCAGAGATTCGGACTCAGTATATCCAGAAACAGTCTGTGAATCTGCATATTTAGTCACTGTCCCAAGATATTCTGAGGTATACTGAATTACTCTTATAGGGACCAGCTGATTATAGCACTTAGCTTTCTTGAAAAATATGTAGTTAGTTAATTGTAACAAATACTAAAATTTctgtaaataatttattattattaacaagcCTAACTCTAAAATATGCAATTTTATATCCTAGAAATTTAACACTTTCAGTATTTGTGCTGAAAACGTTTTAACTTCATAGAAAATAGGATGTCAACCTGAATAAGTAAGTAATGCTGATGATTCATTAAATATACTTCTCAATTCTCCTTGTTTAATTAGAATCCTTTCTGGCTTTTTCTTACACAGGAAACCACAAAATATTTGTGGGCTAGATCTAAATCAGGAGCCCAGATGAACTTAAGGATGCTAGCATGGGATTCTTAGTTTTTCAAGATCCATACACACCAAACCCTTAATCACCCCAACTCCAGTGTccgggctttctctggttttgtGAAGACTGAGCAAAACTCTGATGATGGAAAAGCAAAGGACTTAATTACTTGTTCGATATCATTTAACATCAACTGAGAAGTGAACCAGACGGTAGTACAGCCATGGAAAGAAATTCAAGTTTATGGAAGAACCTAATAGATGAGCACCCAGTCTGCACCATCTGGAAGCAAGAGGCCGAAGGAGCCATCTATCATCTTGCCAGTATTTTATTTGTAGTAGGTTTCATGGGTGGCAGTGGATTCTTCGGGCTCCTTTACGTCTTCAGTTTGCTGGGGTTGGGTTTTCTCTGTTCTGCTATCTGGGCTTGGGTAGATGTCTGTGCAGCTGACATATTTTCCTGGAATTTTATATTGTTTGTCATCTGCTTCATGCGGTTTGTTCATATCGCCTATCAAGTTCGCAGCATAACCTTTGCGCGAGAATTTCAGCTGCTGTACAGCTccctcttccagcctctggggACCTCTTTGCCCGACTTCAGAACTATTGCTATGAGCTCAGAAGTGGTTACTTTGGAAAAGGAGCACTGTTATGCCATGCAGGGGAAAACCTCCA
Protein-coding regions in this window:
- the POPDC3 gene encoding popeye domain-containing protein 3, which translates into the protein MERNSSLWKNLIDEHPVCTIWKQEAEGAIYHLASILFVVGFMGGSGFFGLLYVFSLLGLGFLCSAIWAWVDVCAADIFSWNFILFVICFMRFVHIAYQVRSITFAREFQLLYSSLFQPLGTSLPDFRTIAMSSEVVTLEKEHCYAMQGKTSIDKLSLLVSGRIRVTVDGEFLHYIFPFQFLDSPEWDSLKPTEEGIFQVTLTAETDCRYVSWRRKKLYLLLAQHRYISRLFSVLIGSDIADKLYALNDRVYIGKRYHYDIRLPNFYQMSSPEMSRSTLTEHFQNSRRHCDK